Within Lolium rigidum isolate FL_2022 chromosome 5, APGP_CSIRO_Lrig_0.1, whole genome shotgun sequence, the genomic segment AGATGGAGCTCAAGGCATTCAATTGGGTCCAGGGGGTCATACTTCCGGGCATTGTTCATAACCATCCATGGGCGTGAGAGTGGTTGGAACTGGCGATAGAGAGAGCAAACAATACAAAAGAAGTTGCCAACATGTTAGCAATACAGTAGTTGGTATCAAATCAAATGCTGATTTTGACATGTAGAGCAAGCAGCTATGTTTTATACTCACAATGACATACAGCCTCTCCAAATGGGGGAAGCACTTGATGAAGTTAATCACTGTATCCAGATTTGGGCCAACAGAGTCAAGAACCAAAACCCTCATGGTGTGGACTTTGGTTGTCAAGCTGACAGCAATCATTTTCTGCAAAGATACAAAAGTAAGTACAAATAAGAATAATAGCCTGCATAGAGGAATGCTGAATGAGCAAGGGGTGAAGGCTGCTGCTACCTGAAAAACCATGGTTCCAAAGTGAAGTTCTGCTATGTCTTCTGAGAGCATACCCAATATCTTCAGTTTAGGTGCCGAGATTATCCATATGGTCGGGGGGCCATACTTTGGATCGAGTGGTAGCAATCTCTCAAGGAGAGGAGCATCCTCGATGACCAACTCTTGCAAGAAGACGCCTCTGTTCCTCCGGTCAGCGCAAAAGCCTAAACTCTTAAGAGTTTGGGAGCATATGCAGAGGCGAGCAATGCCGCGGTTGCCCTTGAGCTCAAGGCTTTCCAATGCAGAGCAGCCAGATATTATGCCCTGGAGAATGTCCTCCGAGATGGTGACCCTATCCAGGGTCAGCTGCTTGAGGCATGGAAACTCCGGCACAATAAAGTTGGGGAAATTGCAATCGTGGAATTTGGCCACGCGGAGTGTGGGTGCGAAGCGGAACGTGGACGATGGCAGCAGGTACACCGTCTTCCTGTCAGCGACCAAGCGACCGTAGGTGATctccagctcctgcaggttgtCCAGGGCTTGGGAACCGAGCCAGCCTCCGATCTCGTCGGCACAGTCGCTGACCAAGAGCCagaacgagaagcggcgagcgggGCCAGGATGCTCGGAGAGGATCTTCCGGATAATCTCGATGGTCGTCTGGCCCTTGCACTCGAGTTTATAGTCCACCACGAGGTTGAGAGGAGCGGAGCGCCAGAGCGGGCGCCACCGGCGAGAGATGGCCTGGGTGCGGGCGCCTTCCTTGGTGGGGAGAAGAGAGACGATGCTGCCCAGGACGGCGTCGGGGAGGCGGCTGATGTGATCTTGGTCGTCGACGGTTCCACTCCCCGGTGGTTCATCTTCTTGGTCGTTGATAGAATGGAACTTGCGCTTCTTGGAAGCTTGCGCCGCGGCTGCCGCTGCAGCCTCCCCTGCAGTGGCCGCCACAGCAGTTGCCTCCTTCGCGTTTAACGCCGCGGcggacgccgccgctgccgcctccaTGGCAGCCGCCGCGGCTTCCTTCGCAGCAGTCGCCGccgcagccgaggcggccactgcagcctccttggcagcagccgaggccgccactacCGCCGCCTCCATGGCTGACGGGACGCCGGAGGATTTAGCTTGGTGATGTGGTGGTGTGTGGTCGGGGGCTTCGAGGATGGTGAACGGATCGAGGGTTTGGGAATCGACAGTTTATTCAGCGGCGAAAAATCTGGTGGAGAAATTAGCGGGAATTGAAAAGATTTTCGCGCCAACTTACTCCGCGGGTGCAGCGGGACTGCGGCCGGCGTTCTGGATCACGGCGGCTCTCGTGCCAACGCCCGAGATTTTCCACGGGGCGTGGCGTGGGGGAGCTTGCAGTGAGCGGAACGGCTGTGGAGGTCTGAAGCAGGAGGAGGAAACACTTTATTTTCTCTACCCAAGAAGTGAAACGAATAGCCGAATATTCTTAAGCTTCACAGCATCTCGAGCCGTTCCCCAAACCGTACTCAAACGATGTCGGATCTAGCCTTAGAATGTTTATTTCTTCGTGTCGTCTTTGGGTCATCGCTCcctagccgcgtccctcaaacgagGCTCCAAACCAATAAAAAtgcatgaaaataaagatttttatttaaatttgattatattttacaagttcaaatttaaatttgattatattttacaagttcAAATGTAAACGGCTAGATTATCTAATCCTAGCCTACTGGCCACCCGACGTTGCCTTCGACGACCCTGCCTCGCCGTTGCCTCGCCTCCGTCGCTGCTCCTGCGCCACGCGCCGCCTCTCCCTACGGAGCGTGACGAGAAGATGTCGGTGCTCGTTCACCCCGTCGTCGCCTACCCTCCCCAGCTGCTCATGGGGGAGAGTTCGACGGCGCAGCAAACCTGCTTCTTTTCgctggcacgggcgtcgtcctgcaaCTTTTTCTGCGACTCGAACGACTAGAGGAGCGCCAGttgctgcgccgccgcctccttcgggTCCGGCCCATCGTCGTCGGAATAGTCGTCGTCGTAGCCCTCCTCCTCCCTctactccccctcctcctcctccatttgcgccgctgcagccgccaacgcatccgcctccgccgcccgggACACCACTTCGgttgccgcctcctcctcccgtaGATGATGCTCCAGTGCCTCCCGCTGCTACCGTTGATGGAGCTCCCGCATCTGCAGCCGCTCCTACAGTcccatctcctccgcccggcGCCGACGCGCCTCTTCCGTCGTGGCAACGTCAAACATCGCTATGGTGTCCGCTAGCGCCGCCTTCTCCCACGCTTCATTCTCCACCTCCGGGTCGATGTCGAACTCCtttggtggtggagatggaggcggaggtggagacaGTGGTGAGGGCAACTGGCCATCGCCGGCGTGGTTCATCATTgtgtaggtggtgcgtaggtgacgAGGCATGCGTTTGCGGCAGAGAAAGGGATGCTGGCGGCTGTGGTAGCAACCATTGAACGGAGGAGACCCTTTTATAGACGTCGGCGTCGCGAGAAGAAGCGGGAACAAAGCGGGGGAAGAGGCCAGAAGccgcgggaagaaagcgcgggaacacgcCGTGGCGTGCGACGCATGGAGAA encodes:
- the LOC124657217 gene encoding F-box/FBD/LRR-repeat protein At2g04230-like, giving the protein MEAAAAASAAALNAKEATAVAATAGEAAAAAAAQASKKRKFHSINDQEDEPPGSGTVDDQDHISRLPDAVLGSIVSLLPTKEGARTQAISRRWRPLWRSAPLNLVVDYKLECKGQTTIEIIRKILSEHPGPARRFSFWLLVSDCADEIGGWLGSQALDNLQELEITYGRLVADRKTVYLLPSSTFRFAPTLRVAKFHDCNFPNFIVPEFPCLKQLTLDRVTISEDILQGIISGCSALESLELKGNRGIARLCICSQTLKSLGFCADRRNRGVFLQELVIEDAPLLERLLPLDPKYGPPTIWIISAPKLKILGMLSEDIAELHFGTMVFQKMIAVSLTTKVHTMRVLVLDSVGPNLDTVINFIKCFPHLERLYVIFQPLSRPWMVMNNARKYDPLDPIECLELHLQKVVLKNYDGTKSPSIDFANFFVLNAKVLKEMKITLPYQRQHKWFADQHGMLRIKDRASRDAQIELEYGSKVDFTHNKNTHDLSMDDPFDMPSSGCYKCS